A region of Candidatus Leptovillus gracilis DNA encodes the following proteins:
- the mazG gene encoding nucleoside triphosphate pyrophosphohydrolase has protein sequence MGITVVGLGPGDGRFLTREAWQVLAEADTVYLRTKRHPAVADLPASVTLVSFDGIYETAVNFEAVYSQIVAELLRLAGAGPVVYAVPGHPHVGESTVTALETAAQEAGVDVRIVPGLSFIEPMLTAVGYDGLDGLQLFDAVEMLAFHYPPLNPDVPLLLGQVYSRLVASDLKLVLTAVYPEEHPVHLIHAAGMAGQTAEEVPLYAIDHSEQISHLTSLYVPALPYKASLPALAETVAILRSPDGCPWDREQTPQSMRADFLEEAGEVLDALDTGDDDGLCEELGDMFYHLVMQAQMASEEETFRLSDVLAGIETKLRRRHPHVWGDWEAADTAAVLRNWEQIKQDEKGNQPVSLLDNIPPALPALARAQKIQHKVAKVGFDWPNVAGVYDKLHEEVGELQTAVTPAERQAELGDILFVVTNLARWLDVDAESALREANLRFGRRFREVERLAAARQLDLSQLDMAALEVLWQEVKVSLPTTNSAEDA, from the coding sequence ATGGGTATTACTGTTGTGGGATTGGGGCCAGGCGACGGCCGTTTTCTGACCCGTGAAGCATGGCAGGTGTTAGCCGAGGCGGACACGGTTTACCTGCGCACCAAACGCCACCCGGCGGTGGCTGATTTACCGGCCAGCGTGACGTTGGTGAGCTTTGATGGGATTTATGAAACGGCCGTTAACTTCGAGGCAGTTTACAGCCAAATTGTGGCCGAACTGCTGCGTTTGGCTGGGGCGGGACCGGTGGTCTACGCCGTGCCCGGCCATCCTCACGTGGGCGAATCTACGGTGACGGCGCTGGAAACGGCGGCGCAAGAAGCCGGCGTAGACGTGCGGATTGTGCCCGGACTGAGCTTTATCGAGCCGATGTTGACGGCCGTTGGCTACGATGGTCTCGATGGCTTGCAGCTGTTCGACGCTGTCGAAATGCTGGCGTTTCATTACCCGCCGCTTAACCCAGACGTGCCCTTGCTCCTGGGCCAGGTGTACAGCCGCCTGGTTGCCAGCGATTTGAAGTTGGTGCTGACGGCCGTTTACCCCGAAGAACACCCCGTCCACCTCATCCACGCGGCCGGTATGGCCGGGCAGACAGCCGAAGAAGTGCCCCTGTACGCCATTGACCACAGCGAGCAAATTAGCCATCTCACCAGCCTATATGTGCCGGCTCTACCCTACAAAGCCTCCTTGCCCGCCCTGGCTGAGACGGTAGCCATCTTGCGCAGCCCCGACGGCTGCCCCTGGGACCGGGAGCAAACGCCGCAAAGTATGCGCGCCGATTTCCTGGAAGAGGCCGGCGAGGTGTTGGACGCCTTAGACACCGGCGACGACGATGGCTTGTGCGAAGAATTGGGCGATATGTTCTATCACCTGGTGATGCAGGCGCAGATGGCCTCAGAAGAGGAAACCTTCCGCCTGAGCGATGTGCTTGCCGGGATTGAGACGAAACTGCGGCGGCGACACCCACATGTCTGGGGCGATTGGGAAGCGGCGGATACAGCGGCCGTTTTGCGCAATTGGGAGCAAATCAAACAAGATGAAAAGGGGAATCAGCCGGTTTCGTTGTTAGACAATATCCCTCCGGCTTTGCCCGCGCTGGCACGGGCGCAGAAGATTCAACATAAAGTCGCCAAAGTGGGCTTCGATTGGCCCAACGTGGCCGGCGTGTACGACAAGCTGCATGAAGAGGTGGGGGAATTGCAAACGGCCGTTACCCCCGCCGAGCGTCAGGCAGAGTTGGGCGACATCTTGTTTGTCGTTACCAATCTGGCCCGTTGGCTGGACGTAGACGCCGAAAGCGCCCTGCGCGAAGCAAATTTGCGGTTTGGCCGCCGCTTCCGCGAAGTGGAACGGCTGGCGGCGGCGCGCCAGCTAGACTTGTCGCAGCTAGATATGGCGGCTCTGGAGGTTCTGTGGCAGGAGGTAAAGGTCTCTTTGCCAACCACCAATTCGGCAGAAGACGCCTGA
- the rpsM gene encoding 30S ribosomal protein S13, producing MARIAGVDVPRNKRVEIGLTYIYGIGKTASQNILASANINPDTRVQDLSEAEVGRLRQIIDDGYIVEGDLRREVAMNIKRLTEIGCYRGLRHRRHLPVHGQRTKTNARTRKGPKKTVAGRGRRKGK from the coding sequence ATGGCACGTATTGCTGGTGTAGATGTTCCCCGTAATAAGCGGGTGGAAATTGGCTTAACTTATATATACGGCATCGGTAAGACGGCCAGCCAGAATATTCTGGCTTCGGCCAACATTAATCCGGACACACGGGTGCAAGACCTTTCCGAAGCCGAAGTCGGCCGTTTGCGACAGATCATAGACGATGGTTACATCGTAGAAGGTGATTTGCGCCGCGAAGTGGCTATGAACATCAAGCGCCTGACAGAAATCGGGTGCTACCGTGGGCTGCGCCATCGCCGCCATCTACCGGTGCATGGGCAGCGCACGAAGACAAACGCGCGCACACGCAAGGGTCCGAAGAAGACGGTTGCCGGCCGTGGACGTCGTAAGGGTAAGTAA
- the truA gene encoding tRNA pseudouridine(38-40) synthase TruA, which produces MARYCARIEYDGTGYYGFQRQRDDQPTIQRAIEDALAQVVRQPVRVAGAGRTDSGVHATGQVIGFDVVWRHGLDKLQRALNANLPADIVILQLDETTATFHPRFDARRRAYVYQISNTAVRHPLQRYRSWHVSQPLDMALMNEAARCLPGVHDFATFGQPPQGEQTIREVFAAQWQRQGEMLVFFIEANAFLYRMVRSLVGSMKAVGDGRWSTDEFKAAFAACDRRLSGMAAPAHGLYLVSVTYGEEQHENIRNKTG; this is translated from the coding sequence TTGGCTCGGTATTGCGCCCGAATAGAGTATGATGGGACGGGTTATTATGGCTTTCAACGCCAACGAGATGATCAACCCACGATTCAAAGGGCAATAGAAGACGCCTTAGCCCAGGTTGTCCGGCAGCCAGTTCGTGTGGCCGGGGCTGGACGAACAGACAGTGGCGTCCATGCCACAGGCCAGGTAATTGGTTTTGACGTTGTGTGGCGGCATGGTTTAGACAAGTTGCAGCGCGCCCTCAACGCCAATTTGCCGGCCGACATTGTTATTTTACAGCTAGACGAAACGACGGCGACGTTTCACCCGCGCTTTGATGCCCGGCGAAGAGCTTATGTGTATCAGATCAGCAACACGGCCGTGCGTCATCCATTACAGCGTTACCGGAGTTGGCATGTCAGCCAACCTCTTGATATGGCGCTGATGAATGAAGCGGCGAGATGTCTGCCAGGGGTGCATGATTTTGCCACCTTTGGTCAGCCACCGCAGGGTGAGCAGACGATCCGGGAGGTCTTTGCCGCTCAGTGGCAGCGCCAGGGAGAGATGCTGGTCTTTTTCATCGAAGCCAACGCTTTCCTGTATCGCATGGTGCGCAGTCTGGTGGGCAGCATGAAGGCCGTGGGTGACGGCCGTTGGTCCACTGACGAGTTTAAGGCTGCATTTGCAGCGTGCGACCGTCGTCTCTCTGGCATGGCGGCCCCGGCGCACGGCCTTTACCTGGTATCTGTAACTTACGGAGAAGAACAGCATGAAAACATACGTAACAAAACCGGCTGA
- a CDS encoding SH3 domain-containing protein: MAAAYFLLRAVSARSQTGKESYGFGQLEARQAMQMDFIRAVMAVLLGLIFFAVFAVAPSVGEMMPEPAFVPTLSPTDSAEAAATATPAATATVTPVPFPTSQVTVLPTVMATLAATPTHTPEPAPATAVVTSPVGVYLRSEPSTSAPDVEWLLEGTQLVVLPGDAEADGYTWIFVRTPAGNEGWVATAFIELTP; the protein is encoded by the coding sequence TTGGCTGCCGCCTATTTTTTGCTGCGCGCTGTTTCAGCCCGCTCCCAAACCGGTAAGGAGTCTTACGGTTTTGGGCAGTTGGAAGCGCGTCAGGCAATGCAGATGGATTTCATTCGGGCCGTTATGGCTGTCTTGTTGGGTCTCATTTTTTTCGCCGTGTTTGCCGTAGCGCCCTCAGTCGGCGAGATGATGCCAGAACCCGCTTTTGTGCCGACGTTGTCTCCTACTGACTCGGCTGAGGCAGCGGCCACGGCTACACCCGCCGCCACGGCTACCGTGACCCCCGTTCCTTTTCCCACCTCCCAGGTTACTGTCTTGCCAACGGTGATGGCCACCCTGGCAGCTACCCCCACCCATACCCCGGAACCTGCGCCAGCAACGGCCGTTGTCACCAGTCCTGTTGGCGTTTATTTGCGTTCAGAACCCTCCACGTCTGCCCCAGACGTGGAATGGCTGCTGGAAGGCACGCAGCTTGTTGTGCTGCCCGGCGACGCGGAAGCGGATGGGTACACCTGGATTTTTGTCCGCACTCCGGCCGGTAATGAAGGTTGGGTGGCTACCGCTTTCATTGAACTGACCCCTTAA
- the rplM gene encoding 50S ribosomal protein L13 → MKTYVTKPADIERSWYVVDAEGQTLGRLASQVAAVLRGKHKPIYSPSVDAGDFVIIVNADKIQVTGRRMEQKMYYRHSGYPGGLREATLKEQLNRYPTRPVELAIRGMLPKNRLGRQMIKKLKVYAGPDHPHAAQQPVPMEF, encoded by the coding sequence ATGAAAACATACGTAACAAAACCGGCTGACATAGAACGCAGTTGGTATGTGGTAGATGCAGAAGGCCAGACGCTTGGTCGTCTGGCTTCGCAAGTAGCCGCCGTTTTACGCGGCAAACACAAGCCCATTTACAGCCCATCGGTGGATGCGGGTGATTTTGTCATCATCGTCAATGCCGATAAAATTCAGGTGACAGGACGGCGCATGGAACAGAAAATGTACTATCGCCATTCTGGCTACCCCGGCGGCCTGCGCGAAGCAACGCTGAAAGAGCAGTTGAATCGTTATCCTACCCGCCCGGTAGAACTGGCTATCAGAGGGATGCTGCCAAAGAACCGGCTGGGTCGCCAGATGATCAAGAAATTGAAGGTTTACGCGGGGCCGGACCACCCACATGCCGCGCAGCAGCCTGTCCCGATGGAGTTTTAG
- the rpsD gene encoding 30S ribosomal protein S4: MAKYTGPVCRLCRREGEKLFLKGSRCLTPKCSFERRSYPPGQHGREGQFRRGRASDYLLQLREKQKARRIYGLMEHQFSIYFNRAERRAGLTGSNLLILLESRLDNVVYRLGMATSRPHARQLVAHGHIMLNGRKTNIPSALVSAGDIVSVRPESGRRPYFKGLRQNIDDRQVPRWLSLDTGSLSGKILSLPVREDIDVSLNEQLIVEYYSR; the protein is encoded by the coding sequence TTGGCAAAGTATACAGGACCAGTGTGTCGGCTTTGTCGCCGTGAAGGCGAAAAGCTATTCTTGAAGGGGTCACGTTGTTTGACGCCTAAGTGTTCCTTTGAACGCCGCTCTTATCCGCCAGGGCAGCACGGCCGTGAGGGGCAGTTCCGTCGTGGACGCGCTTCTGACTATTTGCTGCAATTACGCGAGAAGCAAAAAGCGCGGCGTATTTATGGCCTGATGGAGCATCAGTTCAGCATTTATTTTAACCGCGCTGAACGCCGTGCTGGCCTGACAGGCTCTAACTTGTTGATCTTGCTGGAAAGCCGGTTGGACAATGTGGTGTACCGCCTGGGTATGGCTACGTCGCGCCCCCATGCGCGGCAGTTGGTGGCCCATGGGCATATTATGCTGAACGGCCGTAAAACCAACATCCCATCCGCCCTCGTGTCGGCTGGAGACATCGTCTCTGTTCGTCCCGAAAGCGGCCGTCGGCCCTACTTCAAGGGCCTGCGGCAAAATATTGATGACCGTCAGGTACCGCGCTGGTTATCTTTGGATACCGGCAGCCTATCGGGTAAAATCCTGAGTTTGCCTGTTCGGGAAGACATTGATGTTTCCTTGAATGAGCAGTTAATCGTTGAATACTACTCCCGCTAA
- the rpmJ gene encoding 50S ribosomal protein L36 — protein MKVSASVKRRCPKCKIIKRKGIVRVICVDPNHKQRQG, from the coding sequence ATGAAAGTATCAGCGTCTGTAAAACGTCGTTGTCCGAAATGCAAAATTATTAAGCGCAAAGGCATTGTGCGTGTGATTTGTGTAGACCCTAATCACAAGCAGCGGCAAGGGTAG
- a CDS encoding adenylate kinase: MGTYLVLMGAPGAGKGTQAKKLETKLGLPQVATGDLFRYNLKNETELGKLAKTYMDRGQLVPDNLTIAMVRARLAQADCEQGAILDGFPRNPAQAEALEALLAEFSGAIKAVPYIHVCQDELVKRLLKRAEIEGRSDDNEETIRTRMRVYAEQTQPLLDYYQNKNLLVTVNGEQDIDEVFQELLQVAQAS; encoded by the coding sequence ATGGGAACTTACCTGGTTTTGATGGGAGCCCCTGGGGCCGGTAAAGGAACCCAGGCCAAGAAATTGGAAACTAAACTAGGTTTACCACAAGTAGCAACGGGCGATTTGTTTCGCTACAACCTGAAGAACGAAACGGAGTTAGGCAAACTCGCCAAAACGTACATGGATAGGGGCCAATTAGTCCCGGACAACTTGACCATCGCTATGGTTCGCGCCCGACTGGCGCAAGCAGATTGTGAACAGGGCGCGATTTTGGATGGCTTTCCACGCAATCCGGCTCAAGCAGAGGCTTTGGAGGCGTTGTTAGCCGAATTTTCTGGGGCGATCAAAGCTGTTCCTTATATTCATGTATGCCAGGATGAACTGGTAAAACGTCTGCTCAAGCGGGCGGAAATAGAAGGTCGTTCTGATGACAACGAGGAAACGATCCGAACCCGAATGCGGGTTTACGCCGAGCAAACGCAACCGCTGCTTGACTATTACCAGAACAAAAATCTCCTGGTTACAGTAAATGGTGAGCAAGACATTGACGAAGTATTTCAGGAATTGCTCCAGGTGGCGCAAGCAAGTTAG
- the rplQ gene encoding 50S ribosomal protein L17 gives MRHRVFGRKLNRSSAHRKALRQNLVADLICYEQVLTTEAKARTIRPAAEKMITLAKRGLDQAGADPAAAVHARRLAAARLPKTRTFTDEAGATEEVDVVKKLFEEIAPRYQERPGGYTRMVKIGKRPGDNADMAVLMLVD, from the coding sequence ATGCGACATCGAGTATTTGGTCGTAAACTAAATCGTAGCTCTGCCCACCGCAAGGCTTTGCGCCAAAATCTGGTGGCCGACCTGATCTGTTATGAGCAGGTGCTGACTACGGAAGCCAAAGCGCGTACCATCCGTCCGGCGGCCGAAAAGATGATCACCCTGGCCAAGCGCGGCCTGGATCAGGCGGGTGCAGACCCGGCCGCGGCCGTACACGCCCGCCGTCTGGCGGCTGCGCGCCTGCCCAAAACCCGTACCTTCACCGATGAGGCCGGAGCAACGGAAGAAGTGGATGTAGTCAAAAAATTGTTTGAAGAGATCGCCCCCCGATACCAGGAACGGCCGGGTGGTTACACCCGTATGGTCAAAATCGGCAAGCGCCCCGGCGATAATGCCGACATGGCTGTACTGATGCTGGTTGATTAA
- the rpsI gene encoding 30S ribosomal protein S9, which translates to MADREYFEGIGRRKRASARVRIYPGADSVGQFTVNDKDVTEYFPRFGDHEILSGPLAAADMLGKMDVTVHIEGGGITGQTSAVRLGLARALVKYDENLRGVLRSGGHLTRDARIKERKKPGLKRARKAPTYTKR; encoded by the coding sequence ATGGCAGACAGAGAATACTTTGAGGGAATCGGTCGTCGCAAACGCGCTTCCGCCCGCGTGCGCATTTATCCTGGCGCAGACAGCGTTGGTCAGTTCACGGTAAACGACAAGGACGTGACGGAATATTTCCCGCGCTTTGGCGATCATGAAATCCTCAGCGGCCCTTTGGCGGCGGCGGACATGTTGGGTAAGATGGACGTGACGGTGCATATTGAAGGTGGCGGCATCACCGGACAGACCAGCGCCGTGCGCCTGGGTCTGGCCCGCGCCCTGGTTAAATATGATGAGAACCTGCGCGGCGTCCTGCGCTCTGGCGGTCACCTGACACGCGACGCACGCATTAAGGAACGCAAGAAGCCCGGTTTGAAACGCGCCCGCAAGGCCCCGACCTATACCAAGCGTTAG
- the rpsK gene encoding 30S ribosomal protein S11, giving the protein MGRRRTTTQVRKKVKKMAPQGQAHIHATFNNTIVTITDTKGNTVSWASAGSSGFKGSRKSTPYAAGLASKNAAKIAQDHGMQEMEIIVKGPGPGRESAIRALQTSGIRVTAIRDITPVPHNGCRPPKKRRV; this is encoded by the coding sequence ATGGGACGTAGAAGAACTACTACGCAGGTTCGCAAGAAGGTCAAGAAGATGGCGCCGCAAGGGCAGGCCCACATTCATGCGACTTTCAACAATACGATTGTGACGATCACGGATACCAAAGGGAACACAGTTTCCTGGGCCAGCGCTGGCAGTTCCGGGTTCAAAGGTTCACGCAAAAGTACGCCTTATGCGGCCGGTTTGGCCAGCAAAAATGCGGCAAAAATTGCCCAAGATCATGGTATGCAAGAGATGGAAATCATCGTGAAGGGGCCAGGCCCAGGTCGTGAGTCGGCCATTCGGGCGCTGCAAACGTCGGGTATTCGCGTCACGGCGATTCGTGACATTACCCCCGTACCGCACAATGGCTGCCGCCCGCCGAAGAAACGGCGTGTGTAA
- a CDS encoding DNA-directed RNA polymerase subunit alpha produces the protein MSNLILPKIESTAMSLEYGRFVVGPLERGFGTTVGNSLRRVLLSSLPGSAITSIRVTDVPHEFSAIPHVREDMMQLILHIKKLRIKLHNTDTARLRLEVHGAGVVTAADLQTPPEVEIINPELYLFTVDSDDAFLEIEMTAETGRGYSPAEDRGRLPIGELPVDAIFSPISRVGYEVDNTRVGQVSDFDRLVMEIWTDGSIKPEEALAQSAQILMQYLRPIAGVSEETFLPIEMEVEEEGSIPNEIYDTPIEQLDLSVRVFNSLKRTGITKVGEMLDMLERGEETMLAIRNFGEKSLDELKQQLQAKGFLADIDGGLGA, from the coding sequence ATTAGCAACTTGATTTTACCCAAGATTGAAAGCACCGCCATGTCATTAGAATATGGGCGGTTTGTGGTTGGACCGTTGGAAAGAGGATTTGGGACAACAGTCGGTAATTCGCTGCGTCGTGTCCTTTTATCTTCTTTGCCGGGATCCGCTATCACATCTATCCGTGTAACAGACGTGCCCCATGAGTTTTCCGCAATTCCTCACGTGCGTGAGGACATGATGCAGCTCATTTTGCACATCAAAAAACTGCGCATTAAACTGCACAACACCGACACCGCGCGCCTTCGCCTGGAAGTTCATGGGGCCGGCGTTGTGACCGCTGCTGACCTGCAAACGCCGCCCGAAGTTGAAATTATCAACCCGGAACTGTATCTGTTCACGGTTGATTCTGACGACGCATTTCTGGAAATTGAAATGACGGCCGAAACAGGACGCGGTTACTCGCCCGCCGAAGACCGGGGTCGGCTGCCTATTGGCGAACTGCCCGTAGACGCCATCTTCAGTCCCATCAGCCGGGTGGGCTATGAAGTTGACAATACCCGCGTGGGTCAGGTCTCCGACTTTGACCGGCTGGTGATGGAAATCTGGACCGATGGCAGCATTAAGCCAGAAGAGGCTTTGGCGCAGTCGGCGCAGATTCTCATGCAATACCTGCGTCCCATCGCCGGCGTCAGTGAAGAGACATTCCTGCCGATTGAGATGGAAGTGGAAGAAGAAGGGTCCATCCCCAACGAAATCTACGACACACCCATTGAGCAGCTCGACCTGAGTGTGCGCGTCTTCAACTCGCTCAAACGGACAGGCATCACCAAAGTCGGTGAAATGTTGGATATGCTGGAACGTGGCGAAGAGACGATGTTAGCCATCCGTAATTTCGGCGAAAAATCGTTGGATGAATTGAAGCAGCAGCTTCAAGCCAAAGGTTTTCTGGCCGATATAGATGGCGGACTGGGAGCCTGA